One Etheostoma cragini isolate CJK2018 chromosome 18, CSU_Ecrag_1.0, whole genome shotgun sequence DNA window includes the following coding sequences:
- the LOC117961728 gene encoding pro-opiomelanocortin-like, which produces MMCQWWLLVVVMAYVCHPGLGSVCWDSSICKDLHNKGRILDCLQLCMSVIRMKLPQLTALALKVNNDDDLILSIILATLVSANKISETNLKGRSDERRSYSMEHFRWGKPTGRKRRPVKVFVSSSEGGGSFEGRFLPQARRQLSSYEDEVKLNGKSSNQAAPRARVSSLSHVPLSSHEKTDGTYRMSHFRWGSPPASKRNGSSMKPWEKKPQGQLAKLFRNNIVKDVQNIVG; this is translated from the exons ATGATGTGTCAGTGGTGGttgctggtggtggtgatggcaTACGTGTGCCACCCCGGGTTAGGGTCGGTGTGCTGGGACAGCTCCATCTGCAAGGACCTGCACAACAAGGGAAGGATACTG GACTGCCTTCAGCTGTGCATGTCTGTGATCAGGATGAAACTCCCCCAGCTCACTGCATTAGCCCTGAAGGTTAACAACGATGACGACCTAATACTAAGCATCATTCTGGCCACCCTGGTGTCTGCAAACAAGATATCAGAGACCAATCTGAAAGGCCGCAGTGACGAGCGACGCTCCTATTCAATGGAGCACTTCCGCTGGGGTAAACCTACAGGCCGTAAACGCCGGCCTGTGAAGGTTTTTGTCTCTTCCTCAGAGGGAGGAGGCTCGTTTGAGGGCCGTTTCCTCCCCCAGGCTCGCAGGCAGCTGAGCAGCTATGAGGATGAAGTGAAGCTCAATGGAAAAAGTTCAAATCAGGCAGCTCCAAGGGCGAGGGTCAGCTCTCTGTCACATGTCCCTTTGAGCTCGCACGAGAAAACAGACGGGACCTATCGGATGAGTCACTTCAGATGGGGGAGCCCACCTGCCTCTAAACGTAATGGCAGCTCTATGAAACCGTGGGAGAAGAAACCTCAGGGGCAGCTGGCTAAGCTCTTCAGGAACAATATAGTAAAGGATGTGCAGAACATAGTGGGCTGA